One Methanoculleus sp. 7T genomic window carries:
- a CDS encoding ABC transporter ATP-binding protein, with protein sequence MNDGQLSGRATGHGSAGRESSLPLLEFRNVTVVRDGRKLLDSVSLTVREGEHIALLGPNGAGKSSLIRTITREYYPSYRGPEVVFRFRGRDRWDAFDLRSHIGIVSGDLQHTFTRGISGREVVLSGFFSSIGLFSHEVTPEMERKADEVLEFLEVAHLADRPMTEISSGEARRLLIGRALVHGPGTLLLDEPTNSLDLHALHTFRKALRKIARSGTGIILVTHNLHDIIPEISRVILIRDGTVQKDGPKAEVLTDEAIGGLFRIPVRVREEDGYYYATGY encoded by the coding sequence ATGAACGACGGGCAATTATCTGGCAGAGCAACCGGGCACGGTTCGGCGGGGCGGGAATCTTCCCTGCCCCTGCTTGAGTTTCGGAACGTCACCGTCGTCAGAGACGGGAGGAAACTCCTCGACTCGGTATCGCTCACGGTCCGCGAGGGGGAGCACATCGCCCTCCTCGGACCGAACGGTGCGGGGAAGTCGTCGCTCATCCGGACGATCACCCGGGAGTACTACCCCTCGTATCGGGGACCGGAGGTCGTCTTTCGGTTCCGGGGCCGGGACCGGTGGGACGCCTTCGACTTGAGGTCTCACATCGGCATCGTCTCCGGCGACCTCCAGCACACCTTTACCCGTGGAATATCGGGCCGCGAAGTCGTGCTCTCGGGGTTCTTCTCGAGCATCGGGCTCTTCTCCCATGAGGTCACCCCCGAGATGGAGCGGAAGGCGGATGAGGTCCTTGAGTTTCTCGAGGTCGCTCACCTCGCCGACCGCCCGATGACCGAGATCTCCTCCGGCGAAGCGCGCAGGCTCCTGATCGGGAGGGCGCTGGTCCACGGCCCGGGCACCCTCCTCCTCGACGAGCCCACGAACAGCCTTGATCTGCACGCGCTCCACACCTTCAGAAAGGCCCTCCGGAAGATCGCACGGTCGGGCACCGGCATCATCCTCGTGACCCACAATCTCCACGACATCATCCCGGAGATATCCCGGGTCATCCTGATACGGGACGGCACCGTCCAAAAAGACGGTCCGAAGGCGGAGGTCTTGACCGACGAGGCCATCGGCGGGCTCTTCCGCATCCCGGTCCGCGTCAGGGAGGAGGACGGCTACTACTACGCGACGGGATACTAG
- a CDS encoding DUF1673 domain-containing protein, with protein MTVFLEYLRKKLGWCPNVDAIRPARQTAAEAGYENAWKGRGPGAAPTPEPAGTAGGDLSGYQENMLLILLALAWLVAYRREFLPILVVLSAVAMFYDAQSIHAGDNFEKETLLGDIVTWQPLTWGAATLVGGVIIMVIYLFHRREIYRANSSAKGSVLKGAG; from the coding sequence ATGACGGTATTTCTTGAGTATCTCAGGAAGAAACTCGGGTGGTGCCCGAACGTGGACGCCATCAGACCGGCCCGGCAAACAGCCGCGGAAGCGGGTTACGAGAACGCGTGGAAGGGACGGGGTCCGGGAGCGGCCCCCACTCCGGAGCCGGCCGGTACCGCGGGAGGAGACCTGAGCGGCTACCAAGAGAACATGCTGCTGATCCTCCTGGCGCTGGCATGGCTGGTCGCCTACCGCCGGGAATTCCTCCCAATCCTCGTTGTCCTCTCCGCCGTTGCGATGTTTTATGATGCACAGAGCATTCATGCCGGGGACAACTTCGAGAAGGAGACGCTTCTTGGGGACATCGTCACCTGGCAGCCGCTAACCTGGGGAGCGGCGACGCTTGTCGGCGGGGTCATCATCATGGTGATCTACCTCTTCCACCGGAGAGAGATCTACCGCGCAAACAGCAGTGCCAAGGGCTCAGTGCTGAAGGGTGCGGGATAA
- a CDS encoding DUF1673 family protein — protein sequence MAMKFSEAIRRWVGWCPNAAMAGAGRRYAAPGGEIGLGTAAGGSREVVEGVLVDYGPTGTPATYFILLVAGALLIGCLFVMFPAGNLLLLAIMLVYSALELYGAVRRARIEVALGTITIRRPLFPSIVIPKDAVVKAEVKENKPPVSSRLLVIALAALLVSAVASVYVGFENPTSMRFLFGVAAAIFFPVIFYRTYLRTRYPRTLTITTTEKRIAAIYTDAPERIVRALEGF from the coding sequence ATGGCGATGAAGTTCTCCGAGGCGATACGGAGGTGGGTGGGCTGGTGCCCGAACGCGGCAATGGCCGGAGCCGGCCGGCGGTATGCCGCGCCGGGCGGCGAGATTGGGCTCGGCACTGCGGCAGGGGGCAGCCGGGAAGTCGTGGAGGGTGTACTCGTGGACTACGGCCCTACCGGCACTCCGGCAACGTACTTCATTCTGCTTGTTGCCGGCGCTCTTCTCATCGGATGCCTCTTCGTTATGTTTCCTGCAGGGAACCTGCTTCTGCTGGCTATCATGCTGGTTTACTCCGCTCTGGAGTTGTACGGGGCAGTACGAAGAGCTCGTATCGAGGTCGCCTTGGGCACGATCACCATCAGGCGGCCGCTCTTCCCGTCAATCGTCATCCCCAAGGATGCCGTCGTGAAGGCGGAAGTGAAGGAGAACAAACCCCCTGTCTCCTCCCGGCTCCTTGTGATAGCGCTGGCGGCGCTTCTCGTATCGGCGGTCGCCAGCGTGTACGTCGGATTTGAGAATCCAACCTCCATGCGGTTTCTCTTCGGCGTTGCCGCCGCGATCTTCTTCCCGGTGATCTTCTACCGCACCTACCTGCGGACCCGTTACCCGCGAACCCTGACGATAACGACCACGGAGAAGAGAATCGCTGCGATCTACACCGATGCCCCCGAACGAATAGTCCGGGCGCTGGAGGGATTCTGA
- a CDS encoding DUF1673 family protein, with the protein MTLSFMETIRAYLGWCPMKWSMRAEFSVQSGTAAAPGGRDGTLRTEPKWWNRYHNQLLVTAAAASAVAAILFLLVEDTLGYPAVWTGLAIGAGGALGFLLGYRKQYARIAAGEFIRANMSRRLRIARDLSWPVALILLAVCMAYFVRNGMFGQILGFMLGLSLIGWVTYGTTILWERRRCTILIAEKGSMYTLDTAMRGGEESLWR; encoded by the coding sequence ATGACACTATCTTTCATGGAGACAATACGGGCCTACCTCGGGTGGTGCCCAATGAAGTGGTCGATGAGGGCGGAGTTCTCGGTGCAGTCGGGAACGGCCGCGGCACCGGGCGGGCGGGACGGGACCCTCCGGACCGAACCCAAGTGGTGGAACCGCTACCACAACCAGCTGCTGGTCACGGCGGCAGCCGCGTCAGCGGTGGCAGCGATACTCTTTCTCCTGGTCGAGGATACGCTGGGGTATCCGGCTGTGTGGACGGGCCTTGCCATCGGGGCGGGAGGAGCCCTCGGCTTCCTGCTCGGTTACCGGAAGCAGTACGCAAGGATTGCCGCCGGCGAGTTCATCAGGGCCAACATGAGCCGGAGACTGCGCATAGCAAGGGACCTGAGCTGGCCGGTAGCCCTCATTCTTCTTGCCGTCTGTATGGCGTACTTTGTTCGGAACGGCATGTTCGGCCAGATCCTCGGGTTCATGCTGGGCTTGAGCCTCATCGGCTGGGTTACGTATGGTACCACGATCCTCTGGGAGCGGCGGCGCTGCACAATCCTGATCGCGGAGAAGGGGTCGATGTATACTCTGGATACGGCGATGCGGGGTGGGGAGGAGTCCTTATGGCGATGA
- a CDS encoding DUF169 domain-containing protein gives MDTALRDAYIRLHERYFPGTELPIAFEIGGATVGAEKAPAPKGRRCFVCDLVKVRRGASLIFDEDSIGCRGGRFYLGYEAERFPDFRYFLSTGKPGVVEGERYKQTPEIVDELDRGTVRIPTKGKSIVFKRWDHLAAADNPDAVVFFARPEVLSGLFTLANFDRSDPNGVICPFGAGCSSVFYYPWLEQQNENPRAVLGMFDPSARPCVPSDVLTMAFPMKKFERVIGYMEESFLTTDTWEKVMKKIARSNALHAP, from the coding sequence ATGGATACAGCACTGCGCGACGCCTACATCCGGCTCCATGAGCGGTACTTCCCAGGGACGGAACTCCCGATCGCGTTCGAGATCGGGGGCGCGACCGTCGGGGCGGAGAAAGCCCCGGCGCCGAAAGGCCGGAGGTGCTTCGTCTGCGACCTCGTGAAGGTGCGAAGAGGAGCGAGCCTCATCTTCGACGAGGACTCGATAGGGTGCCGTGGGGGAAGGTTTTACCTCGGTTACGAAGCCGAACGGTTCCCCGACTTCCGCTACTTCCTCTCCACGGGGAAGCCCGGCGTCGTCGAGGGGGAGCGCTATAAGCAGACGCCGGAGATCGTGGACGAACTCGACCGGGGAACCGTCCGGATACCCACGAAAGGAAAGAGCATCGTCTTCAAGCGCTGGGACCACCTCGCGGCCGCGGACAACCCTGACGCCGTTGTCTTCTTCGCCAGGCCGGAAGTGCTCTCCGGGCTCTTCACGCTTGCAAACTTCGACCGGTCCGACCCGAACGGGGTCATCTGCCCGTTCGGCGCCGGATGCAGTTCGGTCTTCTACTATCCCTGGCTTGAGCAGCAGAACGAGAACCCAAGAGCGGTGCTCGGGATGTTCGACCCCTCTGCACGGCCCTGCGTCCCCTCAGACGTCCTGACGATGGCCTTCCCCATGAAGAAGTTCGAGCGGGTCATCGGCTATATGGAAGAGAGTTTCCTCACGACAGATACCTGGGAGAAGGTGATGAAGAAGATCGCCCGGAGCAACGCGCTTCATGCGCCGTAA
- a CDS encoding potassium/proton antiporter, with protein sequence MALTLELVFLGISLLFLISIIANKFSERLGVPALLIFLIVGMLAGSEGPGGIPFDDPGVAQTIGVIALAYILFAGGFDTKWGEIRPVLWQGIALSTVGVLLTAACLGAFAVLVLGFSPLTGFLLGAVVSSTDAAAVFSVLRMARARLKGNLRPFLEFESGSNDPMAVFLTTGVIALILSPGTSGFALIPMFVQQMVVGGLFGYGMGKGIAFLINRLKLESEGLYPVLTLAMVLMTYGLTAAVGGNGFIAVYVSGLVMGNSVVVYKKSLIRFHDGIAWLMQIVMFLALGLLVFPSELVPVIVPGLLTAFFLILIARPIAVFITLLPWKMPVNEKALVSWVGLRGAVPIILATYPLVAGVPDAEMIFNVVFFIVLVSALVHGTSIPSVARWLGLAAPLQEKRKLSREFEVDPDTPSELLELVVPPDASAVGKQVVDLGLPKGTLIILMQKGDERFVPSGSTVIEADDTLLLLTTDDLAEDLRARFLGGEGRMDTPRSSE encoded by the coding sequence ATGGCGCTCACCCTTGAACTTGTATTTCTCGGCATATCGTTGCTCTTCCTGATCAGCATCATTGCCAATAAGTTCTCAGAGCGGCTCGGCGTCCCTGCGCTCCTCATCTTCCTCATCGTCGGGATGCTGGCGGGTTCCGAGGGTCCGGGCGGCATTCCGTTCGACGATCCCGGGGTCGCTCAGACGATCGGGGTTATTGCACTTGCATACATCCTCTTCGCCGGCGGTTTCGACACGAAGTGGGGGGAGATCCGGCCAGTCCTCTGGCAGGGGATCGCCCTCTCTACGGTCGGGGTTCTTCTGACCGCGGCCTGTCTCGGCGCATTTGCAGTCTTGGTCCTTGGTTTCTCTCCGCTTACGGGCTTTCTTCTCGGGGCGGTCGTCTCGTCCACCGATGCGGCGGCGGTCTTTTCGGTCCTGCGGATGGCCAGAGCGCGTCTGAAAGGAAACCTGCGGCCGTTCCTTGAGTTCGAGTCCGGGAGCAACGACCCGATGGCGGTCTTCCTCACCACCGGCGTCATCGCTCTGATCCTCTCCCCCGGCACATCCGGGTTCGCCCTCATCCCGATGTTCGTGCAGCAGATGGTCGTCGGAGGCTTGTTCGGCTACGGGATGGGCAAGGGCATCGCGTTTCTCATCAACCGTCTCAAACTGGAATCCGAGGGGCTGTATCCGGTGCTCACCCTCGCCATGGTGCTCATGACGTACGGGCTGACTGCCGCCGTCGGAGGAAACGGATTTATTGCGGTCTACGTCAGCGGCCTCGTCATGGGGAACAGTGTCGTCGTCTATAAAAAGAGCCTGATCCGGTTCCACGACGGGATTGCATGGCTGATGCAGATCGTCATGTTCCTTGCGCTCGGGCTTCTCGTCTTCCCCTCGGAGCTCGTGCCGGTGATTGTTCCCGGCCTTCTCACCGCCTTCTTCCTGATCCTGATCGCACGGCCGATCGCCGTCTTCATCACGCTTCTCCCCTGGAAGATGCCGGTGAACGAGAAGGCCTTGGTCTCGTGGGTGGGGCTCCGGGGCGCCGTCCCGATCATCCTCGCGACCTACCCCCTCGTTGCGGGAGTGCCGGACGCGGAGATGATCTTCAACGTCGTCTTCTTCATCGTCCTCGTCTCGGCGCTTGTCCACGGGACGTCGATCCCCTCCGTCGCACGGTGGCTCGGTCTCGCCGCCCCTCTCCAGGAGAAGCGCAAATTATCCCGGGAGTTTGAGGTGGACCCCGATACGCCGAGCGAACTGCTTGAACTGGTCGTGCCTCCCGACGCCTCGGCGGTCGGGAAGCAGGTCGTAGACCTCGGGTTGCCGAAAGGCACCCTTATCATCCTCATGCAGAAGGGAGACGAGCGCTTTGTCCCGAGCGGCAGCACCGTCATCGAGGCCGACGATACGCTCCTCCTCCTGACGACCGACGACCTGGCAGAGGATCTCCGCGCTCGGTTTCTCGGCGGGGAGGGGCGGATGGATACGCCCCGTTCATCCGAGTAA
- a CDS encoding AI-2E family transporter: MAESPVLSRSASTVLLLTAVVFLIIGVRSVSYIVTIIVVSLILAMLAYPATKALQSRGLPEAAAVGLVGVIACLAVLLVCYLVFLSFEGLISSLPLYQQALTARLAEALAVLDRFGISTGSFSPGSINLQPVAGFLSSFAVSLADVLLYLFFIAVTTIFMLFEAPRMPGRIRKVAGIGPVNLEAFSRMSRFLIDFVIVRTEVNFVHGFIFGAFLWVMGVHSAALWGVLTFLLSYIPYIGLIIAALPAIFLAWLQFGIWGAVAVVAAVVVLNAVVENPIFAHFASRRFDIPALVVVLSVIFWGWILGVAGMIFAVPLTLIVLMLVQSSEDWAWVNTILGVDHLFSGERAPSTEGRGVEAPPAR, encoded by the coding sequence ATGGCAGAATCTCCTGTTCTTTCCCGGTCCGCGAGCACCGTACTCCTGCTGACAGCGGTAGTCTTCCTCATCATCGGAGTCCGGTCGGTCTCGTATATCGTCACCATCATCGTCGTATCGCTGATCCTCGCCATGCTCGCATACCCCGCTACGAAGGCGCTCCAGTCGCGGGGTCTCCCCGAAGCCGCCGCCGTCGGCTTGGTCGGCGTCATCGCCTGCCTTGCGGTCCTGCTGGTCTGTTATCTTGTCTTCCTCTCGTTCGAGGGCCTGATCTCAAGCCTCCCCCTCTACCAGCAGGCGTTGACCGCCAGACTCGCGGAGGCACTCGCCGTTCTGGACAGGTTCGGGATCAGCACAGGTTCGTTCTCGCCGGGTTCGATCAACCTGCAACCGGTTGCCGGGTTCCTCTCATCGTTCGCCGTAAGCCTTGCCGACGTCCTCCTCTATCTCTTCTTCATAGCGGTGACGACCATCTTCATGCTCTTTGAAGCGCCCCGAATGCCCGGCCGCATACGGAAGGTTGCGGGGATCGGGCCCGTGAACCTCGAGGCGTTCTCCCGCATGAGCAGGTTCCTGATCGACTTCGTCATCGTCAGGACCGAGGTGAACTTTGTCCACGGCTTCATCTTCGGTGCGTTCCTCTGGGTGATGGGTGTGCATTCAGCCGCTCTCTGGGGAGTGCTGACGTTTCTGCTCTCGTACATCCCCTACATCGGCTTGATCATCGCGGCGCTCCCCGCGATCTTCTTGGCATGGCTCCAGTTCGGGATCTGGGGCGCGGTCGCCGTGGTTGCGGCCGTCGTGGTCTTGAACGCGGTGGTGGAGAACCCAATCTTTGCACACTTCGCATCGAGGCGTTTCGATATCCCCGCCCTCGTGGTCGTTCTCTCGGTCATCTTCTGGGGATGGATTCTCGGTGTTGCAGGGATGATCTTCGCCGTTCCGCTCACGCTCATCGTCCTGATGCTCGTCCAGTCCAGCGAGGACTGGGCGTGGGTGAACACGATCCTCGGCGTCGACCACCTCTTTTCAGGAGAGCGGGCGCCCTCTACGGAGGGGAGGGGGGTCGAGGCGCCCCCGGCGAGATAG
- a CDS encoding cupin domain-containing protein encodes MKKGFVANIEKETVANTDFRRVLYTGKFSQLVLMCLKPGEEIGEEVHDDVDQFFRFEEGEGAVVIDGVKHVVKDGSAVVVPSGANHNVLNTSKTANLKLYTIYSPPEHMDKVVRKTREEAMAKEEHFDGKTTE; translated from the coding sequence GTGAAGAAAGGATTTGTAGCAAACATCGAGAAAGAAACTGTAGCGAACACCGACTTCCGCAGAGTCCTCTATACCGGAAAGTTCAGCCAGCTCGTGCTGATGTGCCTGAAGCCCGGCGAGGAGATCGGCGAGGAGGTGCACGACGACGTCGACCAGTTCTTCCGGTTCGAGGAAGGGGAAGGGGCCGTCGTGATCGACGGCGTGAAGCACGTCGTCAAGGACGGCAGCGCTGTAGTCGTGCCGAGCGGCGCAAACCACAACGTGCTCAACACCTCAAAGACCGCAAACCTCAAACTCTACACGATCTACTCGCCGCCCGAACACATGGACAAGGTCGTGCGAAAGACCCGTGAAGAGGCAATGGCCAAGGAAGAGCACTTCGACGGGAAGACGACCGAGTGA
- a CDS encoding DUF7282 domain-containing protein has protein sequence MNKFKWVIAAILVVSLVGAAWGQIMPPGNQTAGNQTPTGENVTPTMGANVTPSINVTMNKTITGNATIGNLTIDEVVSSGPGWIVIHNDLFGTLGGVVGFAPVNSGTNSNVTVTIDTLAATDRLIAELHKDAGQQGVFEYPAVDAPQMVNGKPAMTNISVTAEGFTLKNLTQLAGNQIPTANVTPTVNVTPTANVTYNETSM, from the coding sequence ATGAACAAATTCAAATGGGTTATTGCCGCGATTCTGGTTGTCTCCCTTGTAGGAGCGGCTTGGGGTCAGATCATGCCCCCGGGCAACCAGACGGCAGGTAACCAAACCCCAACAGGGGAAAACGTTACTCCAACGATGGGGGCAAACGTCACCCCCTCGATAAACGTAACGATGAACAAGACGATCACGGGCAACGCGACCATCGGCAACCTCACTATCGATGAGGTCGTGAGCAGCGGTCCCGGATGGATCGTCATCCACAACGACCTCTTCGGCACCCTTGGCGGGGTGGTAGGGTTCGCGCCCGTTAACTCCGGCACGAACAGCAACGTCACGGTTACGATAGACACCCTCGCCGCTACCGACCGACTCATCGCAGAACTCCACAAGGATGCCGGCCAGCAGGGCGTCTTCGAGTATCCGGCCGTCGATGCTCCGCAGATGGTCAACGGCAAGCCGGCGATGACGAACATCAGCGTCACGGCAGAGGGCTTCACGCTGAAGAACTTGACCCAACTTGCCGGCAACCAGATCCCGACGGCGAACGTAACGCCTACGGTAAACGTAACGCCGACAGCAAACGTAACATACAACGAGACCTCGATGTAG
- a CDS encoding DNA-3-methyladenine glycosylase, producing the protein MILSPEFYERDAVTVAKDLLGCLLVHQGEAGTAAGWIVEDEAYLRGDPAAHSYRGETKRNRVLFGPPGRAYIYRIYGMYTCIDVVTGPRGAGEAVLVRALEPAIGIDLMQERRGTNDPVALASGPGKLTEALGITMDLNGTSLRDGPLLVWSPESLPGRRPKGWPGEVVQTTRIGITKAADLPLRFYLKGSRYVSRR; encoded by the coding sequence ATGATTCTCTCGCCTGAATTCTACGAGCGCGATGCCGTGACGGTCGCAAAGGACCTGCTGGGGTGCCTGCTCGTGCATCAAGGAGAAGCGGGGACGGCGGCCGGGTGGATCGTCGAGGACGAGGCATACCTCAGAGGGGACCCGGCGGCTCACTCGTACCGAGGAGAGACGAAACGGAACCGCGTCCTGTTCGGACCGCCGGGCCGTGCCTATATCTACCGGATCTACGGCATGTACACCTGCATCGACGTCGTGACGGGACCGAGAGGTGCAGGGGAGGCGGTCCTCGTCCGGGCGCTTGAGCCGGCGATCGGGATCGACCTGATGCAGGAGAGACGGGGGACAAACGACCCGGTCGCGCTCGCGAGCGGCCCGGGGAAACTGACGGAGGCGCTCGGCATCACGATGGACCTCAACGGGACCAGCCTCCGCGACGGCCCTCTTTTGGTCTGGTCGCCCGAGAGCCTCCCCGGCCGCCGGCCGAAGGGTTGGCCTGGAGAGGTCGTGCAGACGACCCGGATCGGGATCACGAAGGCGGCGGACCTCCCCCTCCGGTTCTACCTGAAGGGGAGCCGCTACGTCTCGCGGAGGTGA
- a CDS encoding 4Fe-4S dicluster domain-containing protein — protein sequence MKRKIIEIDEEKCTGCGLCIPDCPEGALQVIDGKARLVSDLFCDGLGACIGTCPEGAICVVEREAEPYDEKAVMAKIVPQGEAVIKAHLEHLLGHGEEGLYRQAVEYLTESGIPVPAHETAGTSTACPGSAAKSISRAGSVDRERAARTESELRQWPIQLRLLSPQARYFDGADLLVSGDCVPFAYADFHRDFLRDKIAVIFCPKLDADIEEYVAKLAEVFSQHAVRSVTVLHMEVPCCSGVRYVVDLALERSGKEVPVNEYTVTLQGRAEEGSRVRRRGPGGGHLRET from the coding sequence ATGAAGAGGAAGATCATCGAGATCGACGAGGAGAAATGCACCGGGTGCGGGCTCTGCATACCCGACTGCCCGGAGGGAGCGCTTCAGGTCATCGACGGGAAGGCAAGGCTCGTGAGCGACCTCTTCTGCGACGGGCTCGGGGCCTGTATCGGGACGTGCCCTGAGGGGGCGATCTGCGTCGTCGAGCGGGAGGCCGAGCCGTACGACGAGAAGGCGGTGATGGCGAAGATCGTGCCCCAGGGGGAGGCAGTCATCAAGGCGCACCTTGAGCACCTGCTCGGCCACGGGGAGGAGGGGCTGTATCGGCAGGCGGTCGAGTACCTGACCGAGAGCGGTATCCCGGTCCCCGCGCACGAGACCGCGGGGACTTCCACGGCGTGTCCGGGGTCCGCCGCGAAGAGCATCTCAAGAGCGGGCAGCGTGGACCGGGAGCGTGCCGCACGGACTGAGTCGGAGCTGCGGCAGTGGCCGATCCAGTTGAGACTCCTGAGCCCCCAAGCCCGGTACTTCGACGGCGCAGACCTCCTCGTCTCCGGGGACTGCGTCCCCTTTGCATACGCGGACTTTCACCGGGATTTCCTGCGGGACAAGATCGCGGTCATCTTCTGTCCGAAACTGGACGCCGACATCGAGGAGTATGTCGCGAAACTCGCAGAGGTCTTTTCGCAGCACGCGGTTCGGTCGGTCACGGTCCTGCACATGGAGGTGCCCTGCTGCAGCGGGGTGCGGTACGTCGTGGACCTAGCCCTAGAGCGCTCGGGAAAGGAGGTGCCGGTGAACGAGTATACCGTCACGCTGCAGGGCCGGGCTGAAGAGGGAAGTCGGGTCAGGCGCCGAGGTCCCGGCGGGGGTCACCTCCGCGAGACGTAG
- a CDS encoding condensation protein, which yields MSSAPARYPAPAFDVFNVYFERIYDPTIHVAFTFDGALDAGALRKATERLIASDPYLRSRFAEADGRPIWEEIPAGEWERAFALFPAGEDVILPPPPLDVRAGPQVRVGLYQRREGDLVTVTCHHGFCDVAGVMALARQLFAAYRGILEDPDFRPAPVGPYDRSTDRILALYSDEERKRVFAEEEPFVDRWRFPVERAGRGTPRIASRTLAPERLGRIKAFGKEHGATVNDILIGAFFLALLRVRDDPSDWGAPRSILTSADLRRRYPGCRAEELPVNLSIAYEVTISAGEGACLRDVIGRVTAITTRRKARNLGLASILLYEEVLAGGVPAVRAFYDEMLGRYQASGLKNPVLSNIGIIDPGDYLPVPGKGGTTLGLRDIQLIPCLSWPYTFLMTASTFRGRLTVTTTYEEGPYSTATVERFLGYVDGYLP from the coding sequence ATGTCCTCCGCACCGGCCCGCTACCCGGCACCCGCCTTCGACGTCTTCAATGTCTACTTCGAGCGCATCTACGACCCCACGATACACGTCGCCTTCACGTTCGACGGCGCGCTCGATGCCGGGGCCCTGCGGAAAGCAACGGAGAGGCTGATTGCGTCCGATCCCTACCTCCGGTCAAGGTTTGCGGAGGCGGACGGTCGGCCCATCTGGGAGGAGATCCCGGCGGGGGAGTGGGAGAGGGCGTTCGCCCTCTTTCCGGCCGGGGAGGATGTGATTCTGCCTCCGCCGCCGCTCGATGTCCGCGCCGGGCCGCAGGTCCGGGTCGGCCTCTACCAACGAAGGGAGGGGGACCTAGTGACCGTCACCTGCCATCACGGCTTCTGCGACGTTGCCGGCGTCATGGCCCTTGCCCGGCAACTCTTTGCGGCCTACCGCGGGATTCTGGAGGACCCCGACTTCCGGCCGGCCCCGGTAGGGCCTTACGACCGGAGCACGGACCGGATCCTCGCGCTCTACTCCGATGAGGAGCGGAAGCGGGTGTTCGCCGAGGAAGAGCCCTTTGTCGACCGGTGGCGCTTCCCGGTCGAGCGGGCCGGGAGGGGAACGCCGCGGATCGCTTCCCGGACGCTCGCCCCCGAACGGCTCGGGCGCATAAAGGCCTTCGGCAAGGAGCATGGGGCCACGGTGAACGATATCCTCATCGGCGCGTTCTTCCTCGCCCTGCTGAGGGTCAGGGACGACCCCTCCGATTGGGGTGCACCCCGGTCGATCCTGACCTCGGCCGACCTCCGGAGGAGATACCCCGGGTGCCGCGCCGAGGAACTGCCCGTGAACCTCTCAATCGCCTACGAGGTCACGATCTCGGCAGGGGAGGGGGCGTGCCTCCGGGATGTCATCGGCCGGGTGACGGCGATAACGACCCGCCGCAAGGCAAGGAACCTTGGCCTGGCGTCCATCCTCCTCTATGAAGAGGTTCTGGCAGGGGGGGTACCGGCGGTGCGGGCGTTCTATGACGAGATGCTCGGGAGGTATCAAGCGTCCGGCCTGAAAAACCCGGTCCTCTCCAACATAGGCATCATCGACCCCGGCGACTATCTGCCCGTCCCGGGAAAGGGCGGCACGACGCTCGGTCTCAGAGATATCCAGCTCATCCCCTGCCTCAGCTGGCCGTACACGTTTCTGATGACCGCCTCCACCTTCCGCGGCCGCCTGACGGTCACGACAACTTACGAAGAAGGGCCCTACTCGACGGCAACTGTGGAGCGGTTCCTCGGGTACGTGGACGGGTATCTCCCCTAA
- a CDS encoding DNA alkylation repair protein: MDPVIEAIRQELAAHADPEVRKRSGRFFKEEVRCYGIKTATVTSIAKKYWKDVKPREKQEIFALCEELYRSGMLEEAFIVSAWASLLAGRYEPGDIAVFRHWVDTYITNWAACDGLCNHAVGDFIVRHPEHIEELKRWTQSENRWMRRAAAVSLIVPAKRGEFLTEALAIADLLLADTDDMVRKGYGWLLKEASRKHNDEVFSYVMRNRREMPRTALRYAVELMPTELKAEAMKKDW; encoded by the coding sequence ATGGACCCGGTCATCGAAGCGATACGGCAGGAACTCGCGGCGCACGCCGACCCCGAGGTCCGGAAGCGTTCAGGACGGTTCTTCAAGGAAGAAGTCCGGTGCTACGGGATAAAGACCGCAACCGTAACCTCAATCGCAAAGAAGTATTGGAAGGACGTCAAGCCCCGCGAGAAGCAGGAGATCTTCGCGCTCTGCGAAGAACTCTACCGGTCGGGGATGCTTGAGGAGGCGTTCATCGTATCCGCATGGGCTTCGCTGCTCGCCGGCCGCTACGAACCAGGAGACATCGCCGTCTTCCGGCACTGGGTCGATACCTACATCACCAACTGGGCCGCCTGCGACGGTCTCTGCAACCATGCTGTCGGGGATTTCATCGTGCGGCATCCAGAACACATTGAAGAGTTGAAGCGCTGGACGCAGTCTGAGAACCGCTGGATGCGGCGGGCGGCGGCGGTCTCGCTGATCGTGCCGGCGAAGCGCGGGGAATTCCTCACCGAAGCCCTCGCAATCGCCGACCTCCTTCTCGCCGACACCGACGATATGGTGCGGAAAGGCTACGGGTGGCTCCTCAAGGAGGCAAGCCGGAAGCACAACGACGAGGTCTTCTCCTATGTCATGCGGAACCGGAGGGAGATGCCCCGGACCGCGCTCCGGTATGCCGTCGAGTTGATGCCGACGGAGTTGAAAGCGGAGGCGATGAAAAAGGATTGGTGA